One stretch of Nycticebus coucang isolate mNycCou1 chromosome 7, mNycCou1.pri, whole genome shotgun sequence DNA includes these proteins:
- the LOC128590542 gene encoding protein archease-like, whose amino-acid sequence MAMFGYMTDTGTVEPLQTVEVETQGDDLQSLLFHFLDEWLYKFSADEFFIPREVKVLNIDQRNFRLRSIGWGEEFSLSKHPQGTEVKAITYSAM is encoded by the coding sequence ATGGCCATGTTTGGTTACATGACAGATACTGGGACTGTGGAGCCCCTCCAGACAGTAGAAGTAGAAACCCAAGGAGATGACTTACAGTCTCTTCTGTTTCACTTTTTGGATGAATGGCTTTATAAGTTCAGTGCTGATGAATTCTTCATACCCCGGGAAGTGAAAGTGCTTAATATTgatcaaagaaatttcagattacGGTCAATTGGGTGGGGAGAAGAATTTTCATTGTCTAAGCACCCTCAGGGAACAGAAGTCAAAGCAATAACATATTCAGCAATGTAG